In the Treponema maltophilum ATCC 51939 genome, AAATCCGCTGCCCGTAAGCCCATGCGATGCCGCGTTTCGGGACGAAGCGATTTAAATTCGGCAGGCGTAAAAATACCGGCGATTTCACCTTTTTCCATATATACGATTTTGTTCGCAATTCCGGTTAAATAATACAGGCGGTGTTCGGCTACAACAACCGTTTTTCCCTGCGTCTTTATCTTTTGTATGTAGCTTTGCAGGGCCGCAATCGATTCGGAATCCAAATTCGACGACGGTTCGTCGAGTACGTAGATGTCGGGATTCATTGCATACACGGAAGCGAAGGCGATTTTTTGTTTTTCGCCGCCGGAAAGTTCAAAGATATTTCTGCCCCGTAAATTTTCGATATGCAGCTCTTCTGCCGTTTGGCGCACGCGCTGTATGAGCCGTTCTTGCGGGCAGCCTTCGTTTTCGATTCCGAACGCAATTTCGCTGTCGGTGTCGACGTTAAAAAACTGCGTCCGCGGGTTTTGAAAAACCGAGCCGACACGCTGCGCAATTTTATACAAGGGCAGTTCGGCAACATCTTGGTTTTCGATACGCACGGAACCGGTCAGCGTGCCCGCATAAAACGCGGGAATCAATCCGTTTATCAAGCGCGTAAGGGTCGTTTTTCCGCAGCCGGAACGCCCGCATAACAACACGCATTCTCCCTTGCTTATTTCCAAGTTGATGCGGCGTATGCCGTCCGTTTCGCTGCCGGAATAGGTAAAAAAAACATCGCGTATCGTTATCATATCACCTCAATTCCGCTTAAAGGATTAAACCCGCGGCAACATACAGTAAAAAAACGGCGGCGGCAGCGGCATCCGCAAAACCGAATTGTATCCGAACGAGGCAGGTACGCGGGTTCGGATTTTCAATGCCGCGGGTAAGGGCTGCGACGGAAAGTTCATCCGCGGTTTTTGATGCCGCCGTGAGCAAGGGGACGTAAATACATTCAACCGTCATTACCGGCTGTTTTATAAAACCTATAAGAGTCGGCGATACGTCGCGCATGCGCATCGCGTCTTTGATATACCGCCAATCTTCGCCGATTGCTGGAAAATAGCGGATCATGACGGCAAGCGGTATAACGGCTTTTTTGGGCAGGCGGAGCTTGTGCATCGCGGACAAAAATTCGTTTACCTTTGTCGAAACGATAAACAAAGCGCCCATCATGCCGCAGGGGTATACCTTATGGAACAGCGCAAATGCGGCCAGTAAGGTCGTTTTAAGCGTACCCGTCATATCGGCGGCCAACAGCGTGAGCACGTAAAGCAGTGCATAGCCGGCCATACCCGTAAGTGCGGCGCGCCGGTATCCGCACAAAATACCCGTTATACCCACCAGCGCGGTTAAACCGGCTCCGTAGCGCAGCGACGGCGCCGCCGCTGCGCCGATAACGCACAGCAGCAGCATAAACAGTTTTGTCCGCGGATCAAGTACCGATTTTTTTATTTCCACATTTTTCATTTCCATACTTTCATTAGCATGCAGTCGCGTGAGGGATTGGAGGGGCAGCGCAGCTGTTCCGAAGGAATGGAGCGGCAGCGGAACCCCATAAAGCCCGACGCTTAATTTTTGCCTGGGCAAAAATTAAGCGGAACGCCCAAAACAATTATCCGTTACACATTAGCGCACTATCAATTACACCAGTCCCGCTTTTTCAAATTGCTTTTTCAGCATTTTCCCGCCGACCCACGCGCTGAACGCCGCAACCAGCAAGGTTCCGCCGACAATCAGCACGGGCATCCACGGCGTTGCCGATGAACTCATCGTTTCAATATATGAAGCGTCCGTACCTTTTTTGAGCATTGCGCTTATCCACTTGTCGCGGTCGATAAAGAAAATAAGATAGGTAAACGTATTTGACAGCATAAACAGCATATAGGAAAGCGCATTAAGCTTTTTATTTTTATAATTGCCGAATCCAGCCGTAATGTCGGCGATAATGCCCATGCCGGCATTGCCGAGCGCCATCGACCAATGCATTCCCGTTACAAAAAAGAAAAAGCCTACAATTACCCCGAGAACGGTTATGCTCCAGCGCTTGTGAACCTTTGCGACCAAAAGCAAATACACGGGGCCGCACAACAGCGCGCAGCCCATCGGCATATAAAAAGTGAGTATCGGATTCGCCGCAAAAAACATACCGCCCGCCATCGTAAAAACAAGCATGAGCGCCGAGAAAATTCCCGTTGTAACCAAATCCTTTACCGATAAACCTTTTCGGTCTATCGTATTTTGCGTATCCATAAGACCTCCTGAAAATTGATAGTCCGCTTTCAATACGTATATTTTTCCGTTAAGCCCGATTTTTCAATCATGCTGCGGTAGAGCGGTGAGGCTTTTAGGAGTTCAGCGTGCGTACCTTCCGCGTCGATTTTGCCTTCGTTCATGACGATGATTTTGTCGGCATTTTCGATCGATTTTAAGCGGTGCGAAATAATAATCACGGTTTTGCCTTTTATGAGCGTGTTGAGGCTTTCCTGAATTTTCATTTCGTTTTCCACATCGAGCGATGCACTGATTTCGTCGAGGATGATAATCGGCGCGTTTTTTAAAAGAGCGCGCGCAATCGAAAGCCGCTGACGTTCTCCGCCGGAAAGACGGCTGCCGTTTTCGCCGATAACCGTATTGTAACCGTCCGGCAAAGCTTCGATAAACTCGGTACAGTTTGCAAGGCGGGCGGCTTTTTTTACGTCATCGTCGCTTGCGTTTTTATTTCCGACGCGGATATTTTCCATAATCGACGTATTAAAAAGTCCGACGTCCTGAAACACAATCGAAATTTTATCGAAGAGGCTGTCGGTGTCGATTTTTGCAATGTCTTTGCCGTCGATGAGGATCTGTCCCTTATCGTAGTCGTAGAGGCGGGATGCAAGCCGGAGCACGGTCGTCTTTCCGCAGCCGGACGGGCCGACAAGCGCGGTAACCTGATTTTGTTCGGCAGTAAACGAAATGCCGTCGATAATCTTTTGCCCCTTGTTATACGAAAATTCGACGTTTTCAAATTGAATGCCGTAATGCTGCAAAGAAGCAGGCTCGCCTTCCTGCGTTTCCGTTTCGCGCAGCTCGTTAAT is a window encoding:
- a CDS encoding ABC transporter ATP-binding protein — its product is MITIRDVFFTYSGSETDGIRRINLEISKGECVLLCGRSGCGKTTLTRLINGLIPAFYAGTLTGSVRIENQDVAELPLYKIAQRVGSVFQNPRTQFFNVDTDSEIAFGIENEGCPQERLIQRVRQTAEELHIENLRGRNIFELSGGEKQKIAFASVYAMNPDIYVLDEPSSNLDSESIAALQSYIQKIKTQGKTVVVAEHRLYYLTGIANKIVYMEKGEIAGIFTPAEFKSLRPETRHRMGLRAADLSEVRPDRAPDTAAAQNGTAHERLELEVKNVLLYRKRKLILQNLSFSARAGEIIAITGANGAGKTTFVRALCGLHKETSGSFLWNGKTLKPKERLKRAYMVMQDVNYQLFAESVEAECSFGLKAVKAESVEAVLDALHLSALRARHPVSLSGGQKQRVAVAAGQVSAKPLLVFDEPTSGLDYDSMAQVSALIRSLAAHRIVFIVTHDYEFICKTCTRVLRFGETQILSDCPAGAGF
- a CDS encoding energy-coupling factor transporter transmembrane component T yields the protein MEMKNVEIKKSVLDPRTKLFMLLLCVIGAAAAPSLRYGAGLTALVGITGILCGYRRAALTGMAGYALLYVLTLLAADMTGTLKTTLLAAFALFHKVYPCGMMGALFIVSTKVNEFLSAMHKLRLPKKAVIPLAVMIRYFPAIGEDWRYIKDAMRMRDVSPTLIGFIKQPVMTVECIYVPLLTAASKTADELSVAALTRGIENPNPRTCLVRIQFGFADAAAAAVFLLYVAAGLIL
- a CDS encoding MptD family putative ECF transporter S component — translated: MDTQNTIDRKGLSVKDLVTTGIFSALMLVFTMAGGMFFAANPILTFYMPMGCALLCGPVYLLLVAKVHKRWSITVLGVIVGFFFFVTGMHWSMALGNAGMGIIADITAGFGNYKNKKLNALSYMLFMLSNTFTYLIFFIDRDKWISAMLKKGTDASYIETMSSSATPWMPVLIVGGTLLVAAFSAWVGGKMLKKQFEKAGLV